The Mustela erminea isolate mMusErm1 chromosome 18, mMusErm1.Pri, whole genome shotgun sequence genome has a window encoding:
- the LOC116576949 gene encoding testis-expressed protein 19.2-like, with protein MCPPVSARHGAEGMSYLHASWLYQLQHGAQPGVCFACFKTAFLELRDLLELEDWEDEDWDPELAEHEAAGSEQGGSPGSGLGWGQGQGDPAQGGAAGWGPGPPAPAPAGSEEAGPDHHFVPTELEPQDAAPLGLGPEDADWMQSLPWRLEGPPTCSHWPSLPPPWQGFLKVDLPPGEPMVLELGATRAVDPAEAEAWLRDLQVISMVGCYDAIYLRKMTPGWTRRTPGQGWRVLLEPDEVWVVRLQDAPREQDLHRWQLSVLESSFPGQTEELVPAASALLKMGFTILSYSPWAPREAEEGASASRPQSSASRGRGSGAAEAGGPGPGASGRPGEGPAAGAASALGQLPPLQPFGPGPRD; from the coding sequence ATGTGCCCCCCGGTCAGCGCGCGGCACGGGGCCGAGGGCATGTCGTACCTCCACGCGTCCTGGCTGTATCAGCTGCAACACGGGGCCCAGCCGGGGGTGTGCTTCGCGTGCTTCAAGACCGCCTTTCTGGAACTCCGAGACCTGCTGGAGCTGGAAGACTGGGAGGACGAAGACTGGGACCCCGAGCTGGCGGAGCACGAGGCGGCGGGCTCCGAGCAGGGGGGGTCCCCGGGCTCGGGGCTCggctgggggcagggccagggtgaCCCCGCCCAGGGGGGTGCGgcgggctgggggccggggcccCCGGCGCCAGCCCCCGCGGGGTCCGAGGAGGCCGGCCCGGACCACCACTTCGTGCCCACCGAGCTGGAGCCTCAGGACGCCGCCCCCCTGGGCCTGGGGCCCGAGGACGCGGACTGGATGCAGAGCCTGCCCTGGAGACTCGAGGGGCCCCCCACCTGCTCGCACTGGCCGAGCCTCCCTCCCCCGTGGCAGGGCTTTCTCAAGGTGGACCTGCCCCCGGGGGAGCCCATGGTGCTGGAGCTGGGCGCCACCCGGGCCGTGGACCCCGCCGAGGCCGAGGCCTGGCTGAGGGACCTGCAGGTCATCTCCATGGTGGGCTGCTACGACGCCATCTACCTCCGCAAGATGACGCCGGGCTGGACGCGGAGGACGCCGGGCCAGGGCTGGCGGGTGCTGCTGGAGCCCGACGAGGTGTGGGTGGTGCGGCTGCAGGACGCGCCGCGGGAGCAGGACCTGCACCGCTGGCAGCTGAGCGTCCTGGAGTCCTCGTTTCCGGGCCAGACCGAAGAGCTGGTCCCCGCGGCCTCGGCCCTGCTCAAGATGGGCTTCACCATCCTCTCCTACTCGCCCTGGGCCCCGAGGGAGGCGGAGGAGGGGGCCTCGGCGTCCAGGCCGCAGTCCTCGGCCTCCCGGGGCCGCGGTTCTGGAGCCGCTGAGGCCGGGGGCCCCGGGCCCGGGGCGTCCGGGAGGCCCGGCGAGGGCCCGGCCGCCGGCGCCGCCTCGGCGCTGGGGCAGCTGCCCCCGCTCCAGCCCTTCGGCCCAGGGCCCCGGGACTGA